In the Penaeus vannamei isolate JL-2024 unplaced genomic scaffold, ASM4276789v1 unanchor373, whole genome shotgun sequence genome, GCATAAATCTTGCTGCATTCTCTGACATTCACATAGTATTATGAAGTGTAGTTGGTACTTGGTccccccttttgcaaagtactagtggcaataactgcacatgattgtagaagtaGTGCGTCATCACAGGCTTCGCAGTACCTGTGGTCAGGTTAGGTATAAataactgctgcagctgtgattgataATTATTTATCATATAATGTCTATTACATACAAAAACAACATCTACCATTAGTTGTGTCCTCTTACTGTGTGATGAGGGAGTACATCTGCGAGATGGTGTCATGGAGGTAGGAGGTAGCATCAAATTGCTCTGGTTTCTGGAGTTTTGTCTACCAGAATCCCAGTCCTGGCGATCAGATGATcggtaaacagagttgccagctagctccCAGAAAATGccaaaataaatttttaaaatcccaaaaatacaagagatttagttataactcctttatttttacGTGTTCAGCAAATATATTACATCACGGGATTGCTAAAATCTACTagcttaaagattttttttccaagtTTTGAGTATTTTTGAAAAATTTCCATCGTGATGGCCCCCTTAATATTGCGAAAATGCTTACAGGCAGCTTCTCCTGCAGGTCCTAAACTTGCAGTTCCTCAGGTTAATACTCGGATGATACCTCCTCCTATGGCTCCTGGGACACCACGTCCTCCTGCAGCTCCTGGTACAGCACCTCCTCCTGTGGCTCCCGGGTTAGCACCTTTTCCTGCGTCTCCTGGGACAGCACCTTCTCCTGCAGGTCCTTGGATGGCAGCTAGTCCGGCAGGTCCTCAGATGGCAGCTCGTCCAGCAGCTCGTCCAGCAGGTCCTCGGACATCAGCTAGTCCGGCAGCTTCTCAGTCAGCAGCTCCTGCAGGTCCTCAGATAGCAACTCCAGCGTCTCCTCACATGGCAACCCCTCTGTTCTGACCTCAGCGGAAAGCTCCTCAGTCGCATCTTTGAACAACAGCTTATTTGACAGTTTCTGCTTCTGACAGTCGCTCCCCAGCTGTCAGAAGCAGGTAGTCTTGCTGACAGAATTCCCACTGCACTGTTCCATGGGCAGTTGTTCTTTCTTCGGCCAGAGTTCCATTCCCAGGAGTTCTTGAGCTGCACAGATGACTCATTCCTTTGTAAAAAGATCAGAGCAAGCCCAGAGGAAGGGACTCACGTTCCTCCATAGAGCTCATTTTGCTCTCTAGCGTCTTTCACAGTTCCTACAAGGCTTTTCTTCCTACAGGTGTCTCTGCTCCTCCATTTTCTGATACCAGTTGCCCATGCCTAGCTTCTGCTCTTGTAAGTAGTGCAAGAAAGCCATGCCTTCAAGGCCAAGCATTTCACCTTCCTGCATGTAGTTCCTAATGGTGTTGTTTTCCTGACATCTGATCATAGCAAGTTTACCAAAGTCATGGTTTCTTTGGAAAATCAGAAAACATACAACAGGATTTACTGCTAAAAGGCTTGATATATACTATACAAAAAGGCAGTATGATCAAGCAGATGAGGTCATATGGCAGAGGGAAAGCACAAGACGAAGGTCACAGGACAaatgatgaatgaaaaaacaaagaaaagaggtgaagagagggaggggatggagaagatacAGTGTTGAAAATGAAAAGTTGAAGATTGTAGGTAGGGGGCAACATCCCTtgcatgtcttttttttctttttgttaccaTGTTAGGAATGCAGTTATAGAGATAAGAGGCAAAGCTAAGTAAGTATTTAGTGAatgtttttgtgattttatttatatacttttatatctagtttatttattctggaaaagagaggaacatttttatattttttcttggtaATAATGGAAGAACAAATGAGAATGGTTTCTAAGTGATTttacttttatgatttttatatttcattttattttgtggtTGAAAAGAAGTGAACTAGAACTTTTCTTTGGAAATTTCCActtcttattacttttctttgGAAATTTCAActtcttattacttttctttgGAAATTTCCActtcttattacttttctttgGAAATTTCCacttcttattttatcttatttatttgtttttatgctaGTTTTAGATTCTATTGGCATAACAAAAATACAGAATTAAACATTAGCAAATAGAACAATTGCATGAAGGAGAAAAGCATAGAGAATGGTGTTAAAGTGATATGGTGATATGGTTGATGTTATTgcaaaaccaaataaaaacaaatcaactGTAGAGTTATTTACTTTTTGGGAACTAAGTGCTATGCTAACTTGGTCTGACTTTCAAAGtgttggggaaaaaaggaaagcataAGTAAAAGTGGTAAAAGGAAAGCCAAAAATCAAGGTataaaagaatttgaaaaaataaataaataaataaataaataaataaataaaataggtcAGATGCAAcacaaaagagaaattaaaactgAAACCTTAAAAACTAGAAGGCTAGAAGCTGTTAACTGCtgtataacaaaaatgaaatgaaaaatttaCACATTGAACAATGGTAAATGGCTGAATGTAAGGAGACAAACACAAATtttgtgcattttctttttctcccttttccgttGAACATCACCTTGCTCGTCTTCTGACTCGCACGTCTACCTTAAGCAAGTGTACTTCCATTATCATAAGCAATTTAGTCACTCCATAGCGTTTGTATGATGTTCATCCTTGAAATCTCTCCCATGTATAATTCATCAGTGTTGATCCCATGACTACTAGGTGGCCACTAGGCAAGTTAAGAATTTATAATTTCAAGTGATGTCAAAGTGATcagccctctctcccccatgATTGGCTAACGTACACCACATGCATAGGAGCTGGCATACCTGATGGTAGAGCTGGTAATACTTCCTTCGTTTGTCAAGATAGAATTATGCTACACAGCATGAATTAGTCAATCCTTTGGGGATTCTAAGGGtgacttttcattttgttttttacaatcatttacttttttatagccataaaatatacataaaatatacatatgtatatatacatatatacataaaatataaataatcactGGAGGAATGGTCATAGCTCAGTTATGTGCATTGCATAAAGGTGTGGGTTGTGGGGAAATATTTAGCAAATAATCCCTTAATTATAACTGATAATTATAGTTTTCAATAGATACCATTAAATTAATAGCATTATTTAAATTCCATATTCAGCAAGAGCTTAatgaattcaaaaaaaaaaattaatctacATAACATGTAGACAAGCAAAAACACAAAGgctcttttgtctcctttttatttctttggagtattaaagacaaaaaaaaaaataataataacacaggcTATTTAGTCTTCTATTTCTttagccaccccccccctcctaactcGCATGTCTTGTGAAATTGCACAAGTGCACTTAAATTATCACAGGCAATTAAATCCATAACAAATTTGTAAGATGTTCAGCTCTTGAAATCTCTCCATGTATAATTCGTCAGTGCTGATCACATGCCCACTTCGTGGCCACAAGGCAGCCAAAGTGACAAATCATAGTAAAGATGAAGAATTAAGACCCTTGTGACGTCAAAATGGCCAGCCCTCTCTCCCACTGATGATTAAGGGGACCAtcccgagtaaaaaaaaaaaattggtctaATTGAGTTAGCTAGCATATAGTATATGGATGAGGAAACCACCAAACGAGTATAAAAGCCTTGCTATGGCTAGTTCCCGGGGAGCGAACACGTGACCCACTAAACACCTGGGGAGGTACACAACTAATAAGCACCCAGGTACACCTGTGTGGACTTTAGCTTGTTGCAATCGTGCAGACAGTATCTGATTATGATATTGCACACAGAcatgagtttgtgaatgttcaaAGAACACCTTTATAccacaatcagaaaaaaaaaattatatcagtgatttacgacaaaatattttgtgaaaaaaaCTATGtattgtgtccttttacacatgaAATGTATGTATTCCGAATATGAAGccctaatgtttgaaaatagccaTATAAATAAGGATTAAAATATTTCCGTTGGACTTTGCTCAATGGTCGTACATTACTTCATCAGCAAATTTGATTTGAATTGAAATTGGTAAAGGGCAATTCAATACAAAAGGTACCTAAAAGTGAGATTTTTGAACTTCTGagatataagcgagatacagattatttcatattgtaatatgatagtacacagtaatacccactctgaaata is a window encoding:
- the LOC138860970 gene encoding homeobox protein ESX1-like, whose translation is MAPLILRKCLQAASPAGPKLAVPQVNTRMIPPPMAPGTPRPPAAPGTAPPPVAPGLAPFPASPGTAPSPAGPWMAASPAGPQMAARPAARPAGPRTSASPAASQSAAPAGPQIATPASPHMATPLF